Proteins found in one Halobaculum sp. MBLA0147 genomic segment:
- the uppS gene encoding polyprenyl diphosphate synthase, whose amino-acid sequence MIQGTSLRGVIDGAYERLLRREIDGVPEHVAIIQDGNRRYARSQGGDAPDGHRAGAETTEQVLDWCADLGVEELTLYAFSTENFERPDEELEPLFDLMERKLREFADADRVHDQGVQIRVLGDVAMLPDHVREAVRYAQRRTSGYDSFTLNIALAYGGRNELLSAVRAVASDVAAGELAPAAVDADEVESRLYDSPVRDVDLIVRTGGDERTSNFLPWHANGNEAAVYFCTPYWPEFSKVDLLRAVRTYEAREESWRRARTRRAAALVRAVAEAEFAETRAVVRRLRDRLPRTDSEALADVEESLETGDPAD is encoded by the coding sequence GTGATCCAGGGCACGTCACTCCGGGGAGTGATCGACGGGGCCTACGAGCGGCTCCTCCGGCGGGAGATCGACGGCGTCCCCGAACACGTCGCGATCATCCAGGACGGGAACAGACGCTACGCCCGGTCGCAGGGTGGCGACGCGCCCGACGGGCACCGGGCCGGCGCGGAGACGACCGAGCAGGTGCTCGACTGGTGTGCCGACCTCGGCGTCGAGGAGCTGACCCTGTACGCCTTCTCGACGGAGAACTTCGAGCGCCCGGACGAGGAACTGGAACCGCTGTTCGACCTGATGGAGCGGAAGCTCCGCGAGTTCGCGGACGCCGACCGCGTCCACGACCAGGGTGTCCAGATCCGCGTGCTGGGGGACGTGGCGATGCTCCCGGACCACGTCCGCGAGGCGGTGCGGTACGCACAGCGTCGGACCAGCGGCTACGACTCGTTCACGCTCAACATCGCGCTGGCGTACGGCGGTCGCAACGAACTGCTGTCCGCGGTGCGGGCGGTCGCCAGCGACGTGGCGGCGGGCGAGCTGGCGCCGGCGGCCGTCGACGCCGACGAGGTGGAGTCGCGACTGTACGACAGCCCGGTACGAGACGTGGACCTGATCGTCCGGACCGGCGGGGACGAGCGAACCTCGAACTTCCTCCCGTGGCACGCCAACGGCAACGAGGCGGCGGTGTACTTCTGTACCCCCTACTGGCCGGAGTTCTCGAAGGTAGACCTACTGCGTGCCGTCCGCACGTACGAGGCCCGCGAGGAGTCGTGGCGTCGCGCCCGGACCCGCCGCGCCGCCGCGCTCGTCCGGGCCGTCGCCGAGGCGGAGTTCGCCGAGACACGCGCGGTCGTCCGCCGACTCCGGGATCGGCTCCCGCGGACGGACTCGGAGGCGCTCGCCGACGTCGAGGAGAGTCTCGAGACTGGCGACCCGGCGGACTGA
- a CDS encoding mechanosensitive ion channel family protein, with product MVGSTTLRAAGADATAWGLAQTNPLAQFQGITREEVVDTVIGYVATVATFVLAFLVVYLLGSRVVAPLVRRVLSSRGFDETVESLGESIVNAAVVFAAVAVAFTVSGFGAFLTAFATFGSALALAVGFAAQDLIGNFVAGIFILKDKPFEVGDWIEWSDGEGIVRDIDLRVTRVQTFDNEQITVPNSDLATDAIVNPVAYRTLRGKFTFGIGYDDDIAHARECILEEARGVDDILDDPGPSIRVTELGDSAVGLQARYWIEDPTRGDYVGARSELVAAVKERFDAEGIDMPYVHRQLTGDVTVVDGPAEEPARPDGGE from the coding sequence ATGGTCGGGAGTACGACGCTGCGGGCGGCTGGCGCCGACGCGACGGCGTGGGGGCTCGCACAGACGAACCCACTCGCACAGTTCCAGGGGATCACTCGGGAGGAGGTCGTCGACACCGTGATCGGCTACGTGGCGACGGTGGCGACGTTCGTCTTGGCCTTCCTCGTCGTCTACCTGCTGGGGTCGCGTGTCGTCGCCCCACTGGTCAGACGCGTCCTGTCGAGTCGTGGCTTCGACGAGACGGTCGAGAGTCTCGGAGAGAGCATCGTCAACGCCGCGGTCGTCTTCGCCGCCGTCGCGGTGGCGTTCACCGTCTCCGGGTTCGGGGCGTTCCTGACGGCGTTCGCCACCTTCGGGTCCGCGCTGGCGCTGGCGGTCGGGTTCGCGGCACAGGACCTCATCGGCAACTTCGTCGCGGGGATCTTCATCCTCAAGGACAAGCCGTTCGAGGTCGGCGACTGGATCGAGTGGTCCGACGGCGAGGGGATCGTCCGCGACATCGACCTCCGCGTGACGCGAGTCCAGACGTTCGACAACGAGCAGATCACCGTCCCGAACAGCGACCTCGCGACGGACGCCATCGTCAACCCCGTCGCGTACCGCACGCTCCGCGGGAAGTTCACATTCGGCATCGGCTACGACGACGACATCGCCCACGCCCGCGAGTGCATCCTGGAGGAGGCACGCGGCGTCGACGACATCCTCGACGACCCCGGCCCGTCGATCCGGGTGACGGAACTGGGCGACTCCGCGGTCGGCCTCCAGGCCCGCTACTGGATCGAAGACCCGACGCGGGGCGACTACGTCGGCGCGCGCTCGGAGCTCGTCGCCGCGGTGAAAGAACGGTTCGACGCCGAGGGGATCGACATGCCGTACGTCCACCGCCAACTCACCGGCGACGTGACCGTCGTCGACGGGCCGGCGGAGGAACCCGCCCGCCCCGACGGCGGCGAGTGA
- a CDS encoding HD domain-containing protein, which yields MSTDHVREPYDPDAEHAYPDHKLNEVLPVIRDDPEIQTYLRAQNVNAVTRKGYNDHGAKHIEIVRNRALTLYDLLKRGGVAFNGASEQGLEEADEPVIVALAATLHDVGHVVHRDEHAYYSIPLAADLLDRLLPEFYDTEGVVRMKGEVLHAILCHHTEEDPLTTEAGVIRVADALDMERGRSRMPYKKGSRGIDTLSSQAIKRVSLQEGNGRAVLVEIEMAGAVGVYQVDNLLKAKLRNSGIEDDVRIVAINKTEDDALVERIEL from the coding sequence GTGAGTACCGACCACGTCCGCGAGCCGTACGATCCCGACGCGGAGCACGCCTACCCGGACCACAAGCTCAACGAGGTGCTGCCGGTGATCCGGGACGACCCGGAGATCCAGACGTACCTCCGGGCGCAGAACGTCAACGCCGTCACCCGCAAGGGGTACAACGACCACGGCGCCAAACACATCGAGATCGTCCGCAACCGCGCGCTGACGCTGTACGACCTGCTGAAACGCGGCGGCGTGGCGTTCAACGGTGCCAGCGAACAGGGGCTCGAGGAGGCCGACGAGCCGGTGATCGTCGCCCTCGCGGCGACACTGCACGACGTGGGCCACGTCGTCCACCGCGACGAACACGCCTACTACTCCATCCCGCTCGCGGCGGACCTGCTCGATCGGCTCCTCCCGGAGTTCTACGACACGGAGGGTGTCGTCCGGATGAAGGGGGAGGTGTTGCACGCGATCCTCTGTCACCACACCGAGGAGGACCCGCTGACGACGGAGGCGGGCGTGATCCGCGTCGCGGACGCCCTCGACATGGAGCGCGGTCGCTCGCGGATGCCGTACAAGAAGGGGTCGCGCGGGATCGACACGCTGTCCTCGCAGGCGATCAAACGCGTCTCCCTCCAAGAGGGGAACGGTCGGGCCGTGCTCGTCGAGATCGAGATGGCCGGCGCCGTCGGCGTCTACCAGGTAGACAACCTGCTGAAGGCGAAGCTCCGCAACTCCGGGATCGAAGACGACGTGCGGATCGTCGCGATCAACAAGACCGAAGACGACGCCTTGGTCGAACGGATCGAGTTGTAG
- a CDS encoding MFS transporter: MARFGNSIALLRDREFAALAGTAFARSQAYSTILIALALYADQFGTTGFVEGLFGTGFAVVQLLIVLPLGRQVDKGNAKRWLLGGLALNVLVFFGFMLVESSVHVILIRMVQGVGASILWITGSTVIGTISPDDENGRWLGSYNQVAAFSSLAGDAVGGYLLYTYDFTFTYVVLTAITIAAFLLVFAFLRDDPGGGVEADAGSGRETLRALLSLPMVKALVLFRVAFSVGKMAVIIFLPILARTEFGINALVIGWILAGGKLTKSLTQGYVGDLSDRVGKKQYFVVVGALLYGVGTALIPLSFYFEGTMTPFRVRAFGGVQELGGAFFALFAAYGVLGVADSIRLPASMALFVEEGEKYDSVASSMSLRSISWKVGQVAGPVGIGLIKDVVSVQVAFYTAAAFIVFASGVFWVVFTVATRAEDREGELAVDPGD; this comes from the coding sequence GTGGCTCGGTTCGGTAACTCCATCGCACTGTTGCGGGACAGAGAGTTCGCCGCCCTCGCGGGGACGGCGTTCGCCAGGAGTCAGGCGTACTCGACGATCCTGATCGCGCTGGCGCTGTACGCCGACCAGTTCGGCACGACGGGGTTCGTCGAGGGGCTGTTCGGCACCGGCTTCGCCGTCGTGCAGCTGTTGATCGTCCTCCCGCTGGGCCGGCAGGTGGACAAGGGGAACGCCAAGCGCTGGCTGCTCGGCGGGCTGGCGTTGAACGTGCTCGTCTTCTTCGGGTTCATGCTCGTGGAGTCGTCCGTCCACGTCATCCTGATCCGGATGGTGCAGGGTGTCGGCGCGAGCATCCTCTGGATCACCGGCTCGACGGTGATCGGCACCATCTCGCCGGACGACGAGAACGGGCGGTGGCTCGGCTCGTACAACCAGGTGGCGGCGTTCTCCTCGTTGGCCGGGGACGCGGTCGGCGGCTACCTGCTGTACACCTACGACTTCACGTTCACCTACGTCGTGTTGACCGCCATCACCATCGCGGCGTTCCTGCTCGTGTTCGCGTTCCTGCGCGACGACCCCGGCGGCGGCGTGGAGGCCGACGCCGGCAGCGGCCGCGAGACGCTGCGGGCACTCCTGTCGCTCCCGATGGTGAAGGCGCTCGTGCTCTTCCGCGTCGCCTTCTCCGTCGGGAAGATGGCGGTGATCATCTTCCTCCCGATCCTCGCGCGGACGGAGTTCGGCATCAACGCCCTCGTCATCGGGTGGATCCTCGCGGGTGGGAAACTCACCAAGTCGCTCACCCAGGGGTACGTCGGCGACCTCTCGGACCGCGTCGGCAAGAAGCAGTACTTCGTCGTCGTCGGGGCGCTGTTGTACGGCGTCGGCACCGCGTTGATCCCGCTGTCGTTCTACTTCGAGGGGACGATGACGCCGTTCCGCGTCCGGGCGTTCGGCGGCGTCCAGGAGTTGGGTGGCGCGTTCTTCGCACTCTTCGCCGCCTACGGCGTGCTCGGCGTCGCCGACAGCATCCGGCTGCCCGCGAGTATGGCACTGTTCGTCGAGGAGGGCGAGAAGTACGACTCCGTCGCCTCGAGTATGAGTCTCCGCTCCATCTCGTGGAAGGTAGGGCAGGTTGCGGGACCGGTCGGGATCGGGCTGATCAAGGACGTCGTCTCCGTCCAGGTGGCGTTCTACACGGCGGCGGCGTTCATCGTCTTCGCCTCCGGCGTGTTCTGGGTGGTGTTCACCGTCGCGACGCGGGCCGAAGACCGCGAGGGCGAGTTGGCCGTCGACCCCGGAGACTGA
- a CDS encoding AbrB/MazE/SpoVT family DNA-binding domain-containing protein: MSDTESEITRVSTDGRTTIPRGIRERLGVEPGDRVRWSVDGGAVTVEKATPASTHGILLADGVTDEERREVAEELGEYVREKRRGEWGGESTRVNAADTSRSGSDPDSSE; this comes from the coding sequence GTGAGCGACACGGAGAGCGAGATCACGCGCGTCTCGACGGACGGGCGGACGACGATTCCGAGAGGGATTCGGGAGCGGCTCGGAGTCGAGCCGGGTGATCGCGTTCGGTGGTCGGTGGACGGTGGCGCGGTGACGGTCGAGAAGGCGACGCCGGCGTCGACGCACGGTATCCTGCTGGCGGACGGCGTGACCGACGAGGAGCGGCGCGAGGTAGCCGAGGAGCTGGGCGAGTACGTGAGAGAGAAGCGGCGAGGTGAGTGGGGCGGGGAGTCGACGCGGGTGAACGCAGCAGATACGAGCCGGTCGGGTTCGGACCCCGATTCGTCGGAGTAG
- a CDS encoding ABC transporter permease subunit: MRPEALVRRLVRGLATLPVVFTAVFLSLSFVSNPNTSRTFSYAPRHPTVVVSRLPRFAAREASLPALYGRWAGRLLQFDFGRMPGEAAASVSGVVVDSLGFTAVYFLPAVVIALLAGTAVQLYAVATETRLDWWTRLVAVVAVSVPVFLLAYFARTTLLVAVAEPLDLNFLAFRFEVARGPLAPENLRMMVFPFVATTVYLTAIQMRYAGSELNEHAERPFVKVARAKGAGPLRVGWHILPHTVVHLATAFFTDMLGMVLVGIYVVEWLTLVPGFGALTIDAVGARVPGLVFAVVLLPVTLAVGVNLVQDLYYALIDPRVDDDGSGVGE; the protein is encoded by the coding sequence GTGCGGCCTGAGGCGCTCGTCCGGCGGCTCGTTCGCGGGCTGGCGACACTCCCGGTGGTCTTCACCGCCGTGTTCCTGTCGCTGTCGTTCGTGTCGAACCCGAACACGAGCCGCACCTTCTCGTACGCACCCCGTCACCCCACGGTCGTGGTCTCCAGGCTGCCGCGGTTCGCGGCCAGAGAGGCCTCGCTGCCGGCGCTGTACGGGCGGTGGGCGGGGCGACTCCTCCAGTTCGACTTCGGACGGATGCCCGGCGAGGCGGCGGCGTCGGTCTCCGGCGTCGTCGTCGACTCGCTGGGGTTCACGGCGGTGTACTTCCTCCCGGCGGTCGTGATCGCCCTGTTGGCCGGGACGGCGGTGCAGTTGTACGCCGTCGCGACGGAGACGCGTCTCGACTGGTGGACACGACTCGTCGCGGTCGTCGCGGTGAGTGTCCCGGTGTTCCTCCTCGCGTACTTCGCTCGGACGACGCTGTTGGTCGCGGTCGCGGAGCCGTTGGACTTGAACTTCCTCGCGTTCCGGTTCGAGGTGGCTCGGGGGCCGTTGGCACCGGAGAACCTCCGGATGATGGTGTTCCCGTTCGTCGCGACGACGGTGTACCTGACCGCGATCCAGATGCGGTACGCGGGCTCGGAGCTGAACGAGCACGCCGAGCGACCGTTCGTGAAGGTCGCCCGCGCGAAGGGTGCCGGCCCGCTGCGGGTCGGGTGGCACATCCTCCCGCACACCGTCGTCCACCTCGCGACGGCGTTCTTCACCGACATGCTCGGGATGGTGTTGGTCGGGATCTACGTCGTCGAGTGGCTGACGCTCGTGCCCGGCTTCGGCGCGTTGACCATCGACGCCGTCGGCGCGCGCGTGCCGGGGTTGGTGTTCGCGGTCGTGTTGCTCCCGGTGACGCTCGCCGTCGGCGTGAACCTCGTGCAGGACCTCTACTACGCGCTGATCGACCCGCGCGTGGACGACGACGGGAGTGGTGTGGGGGAGTGA
- a CDS encoding ABC transporter permease translates to MSDSPSTEERRFDAVDWSSLDPTTTDGGSRRTVVAVLLPLVVAAAFAVDYLTADGPPASGPTALDWLLIGAAAVLVSVGLALVGDTQRVREQWSSFRRHRLAVAGLVYLVAFFAVGLVGPLYFTDPELNVLVNAQPPVWGSIDVRKVPQCAGVVVDGRCRGTLEFLLGTTARTGKDLVPLVVFGIRSTVTVVLGAAALIVPTGIVVGVVAATVGGRVESTLMWVSEVLQTFPAILVYFTLFWVVVDGRLVLLTVVLGLVSWGGVARLVRNEIRERSDELFVHAATVGGLDRWQTVRRHLLPNVGSSLVTTVTLQVPLFVILEASVSFVRIPVTGGTPTTLGDPSVVSLGQLVYQGFFSTGFPVAWWVGGVPAVLLVCTVLSFNLVGDALADVLDPQ, encoded by the coding sequence ATGTCAGACTCGCCCTCCACGGAGGAGCGACGGTTCGACGCCGTCGACTGGAGTAGCCTCGACCCGACGACGACGGACGGCGGGAGTCGTCGGACGGTCGTCGCCGTGCTGCTCCCGCTCGTCGTCGCGGCGGCGTTCGCCGTCGACTACCTGACGGCCGACGGGCCGCCCGCGTCGGGGCCGACCGCACTCGACTGGCTGTTGATCGGTGCCGCCGCGGTGCTCGTGTCCGTCGGGCTCGCACTCGTCGGCGACACGCAACGCGTTCGGGAACAGTGGTCCTCGTTCCGACGCCACCGGCTCGCGGTCGCCGGACTCGTGTACCTGGTGGCGTTCTTCGCCGTCGGACTGGTCGGGCCGCTGTACTTCACCGACCCCGAACTCAACGTCCTCGTCAACGCGCAGCCGCCCGTGTGGGGGTCGATCGACGTGCGGAAGGTACCGCAGTGTGCCGGTGTCGTCGTCGACGGCCGGTGTCGGGGGACACTCGAGTTCCTCCTCGGAACGACCGCTCGAACGGGGAAGGACCTCGTCCCGCTGGTCGTGTTCGGAATCCGCAGCACGGTCACCGTCGTGTTGGGTGCCGCCGCGTTGATCGTCCCGACGGGCATCGTCGTCGGCGTGGTCGCGGCGACCGTCGGCGGACGCGTCGAGAGTACGCTGATGTGGGTCAGCGAGGTGCTCCAGACGTTCCCGGCCATCCTCGTCTACTTCACGCTGTTCTGGGTCGTCGTCGACGGGCGGCTCGTCCTGTTGACCGTCGTCTTGGGGTTGGTGAGCTGGGGTGGTGTCGCACGGCTGGTCAGAAACGAGATCCGCGAGCGGAGCGACGAACTGTTCGTCCACGCGGCCACGGTCGGCGGCCTCGATCGCTGGCAGACGGTGCGACGACACCTGCTCCCGAACGTCGGCTCCTCGCTGGTGACGACCGTGACGCTGCAGGTGCCACTGTTCGTGATCCTGGAGGCGTCGGTGTCGTTCGTCCGGATCCCGGTCACCGGCGGCACGCCCACCACGCTGGGCGACCCGTCCGTCGTGTCGCTTGGGCAACTGGTCTACCAGGGCTTCTTCAGCACCGGGTTCCCCGTCGCGTGGTGGGTCGGCGGAGTTCCGGCAGTCCTGCTCGTCTGTACCGTGCTGTCGTTCAACCTCGTCGGCGACGCGCTCGCCGACGTACTAGACCCACAGTGA